The following nucleotide sequence is from Nitrosopumilus adriaticus.
TGTCAATTCATAATTGATTTTTTCTTCACTATCGCCATCTCGTTCTTTGAGTTTTCTAAAAATTACACTATTTCCCAAATAATCATGGGTATCTGTTTTTGGATTCCATTTGAAAATTTCATGCGTTCTAATTTCTCCAGTTGTTTCATGAATTCCATCTATTTCTGAAACATGAATAATCCTTCTAGCTGATTTGTTACCTACTCTGATTTTTAATTGAAGTGTGATTAGATCAAGGCTGTTTGCAATTAGTGCTTTTGGAACATCCATGGGAGATGATGTTAATCTGGTGAGTGTTGCATCAACAGAATCTGCGTGAATTGATGAAAATCCCCCGTGACCTGTCGCCATAGCCTGAAATAATGTGTATGCCTCTCGCCCTCTTGTTTCTCCCACAATTATGATATCTGGTCTTTGTCTGAGGGCTGCCCTTAGAAGATCAAATTGATTAATTTCCCCAATCTGTGTATCTGTAAAATTTTGACGTGATACAGCCGGAATCCAGTTCTCATGGGGCAGATTTAGTTCCTGTGTGTCCTCTATACTGACTACCTTTTCTCCAGGCTTGATAAATGAGGCTAGAGCGTTTAGTGCGGTTGTTTTGCCACTGGCAGTTCCTCCAGCAATAAGCATTGTTGATTTTTTCTCTGCCAAATACCACATGAATGCTGCAATATCTATCGAAATTGTCCCAAATTTTATCAAATCAATAATTGTTATCGGATCTGCTCTGAATCTTCTTATTGTGAATGTGCTACCTCGCTTGGTAATTTCATGTCCAAGTGTGAGGTTAATTCTACTTCCATTTGGAAGTGATGCATCAATAATTGGGTCTGCCATAGAGACATGTTTTCCACAAATGTATGCCATTTTTCTTGAAAAATTGTTTAGCTCTGCATCTTTTTCAAAGATGATGTTTGTCGGCATTGATTCATGTTCTCTGTGCCATATGTAGATTGGAATGTTTGTCCCATCACAACTGATTTCTTCAATCATATGGTCTCTCATCAATGGCTCTATTTTTCCAAGATGAACAAAATCCCTAATTGCATAATAATTAATTTTTGAAATATTTTTTTTGGAATATTTAATCTGTATTTTTTAATCATTGACGAAATTTTCTTTTTTAATCTCCTCTCTGCATCTTTTTTTGATTTAATATCTTGAAGTGATACTGTTAGCTCTGTCATTAATAATTTTTTAATAATTTCAAATGCCTTTTGATCTCTTTCAGATAATATCGGCTCAATTACTTGATATCTTAAACCTCCTTTAGCTGTCGGATCTTTAATAATTCCTGCATGTATCTCATTATTGTCCCATTCTAATTTCGATAAGGTCATGAATTGAGGGATTTTTGTATCTTTTTCTTCATTTTTAGAATCTGTTTCATTTTTATTTTTATCATGCTTGATTATTTCTTTAGGTTCAGCCTGTAATTTTTGCAATCCTGATAACTTTTCTTTGAATATGTTTAGCCTCAATTTCAGGTTTAATACATCTCTGATGCGTTTTAACGCATGTTCGTTCATATGAACAGCATTTTCCTTTTACTGCTCATCTGCTTAAGAAAACAACTGTGATGTCTGATATGTTCATACTTTATGAGGTGAAAAAAATTGTTTAGGAAAAAAAATAATGAAAATTCTAAACTCGAATCAAAATCGGGTCACAAAATAGTTGGTCTAGATAACATATCTTCAATTTTCAAGGGAAACTCAAATGAAGCAAAAATTGAGCCTAAAATAGAAAAATTAATTGAAGAATCTACTAGAATTGATGATTCTGATTCTCCAAAACCATCAACCAGTAAGGCAGTCAAATTAATTCAAGAAGTTCAAAAACTCAAAGATAGGACGATAACTCCATTTGTTGATTACAACGAGGGTCTGATTTTTTATCCAATTCTTTCAAAAATTGGAGAAGTTCAGGACAACATTACATGTCTGGATGATTTAGTTTCTGATGGAATTTTAGAGAAAAATATCTATGAAAAATTAATTGTTTGCCCAATTCATCCTGATACTCATTCATCTAGTGTTCGTCTTTATTGCCCAAAATGCCATTCATTGAATGTTGAAAAACTAAATCTGTTTGAACATAAAATATGTGGGTATATCACAGAAAACACAAATTTTGATTTTACAGATCCTGAAAACTCACGTTGCCCATCTTGCAAGAAATCAATTAAAAATTTTGAAAAAGAAATACGTGTTCCCGCAATGTGGTATCAATGCATTGATTGTGTTGAAAAATTTGATAACGCTGTAATCAAATTACACTGCAGAAAATACGAGCATGATTTTGATACAAATTCTGGACAATTTGTTCCAACATATTGCTATAAATTAAAAAATTCTGAATCTTCAATCAATTCTGATACTAATCAAATCAAAGATGATTTGCTAAAATTATTACAGGGATTCAACTTTGATGCAAATCTCAATATTCAGATAAAGGGTAAGAGCAATAATGTCCATGAAATTCCAATTTATGGAAAAAGCAATATTACTGGTGAATCAATACTGATCTTTATAAAAAATCAATCTGATGGAATTAATCAGTCCGATATGAATTCTATATTAGTTCCCAAACTTGACATTGATCCAACAAAGACATTGCTCTTGACAGTATCTGGAATTAATGACGGTGTTGAAAGTCTTGCAAAACATTATGGAATTCATTTAATTGCTGAATCTGATTTCTCTCAAATTATTACACGAGTAGAAAAATTTGTTTCTGATTGGTATTCTGAGAATGGTGGCAAAAAGTGAAAAATGTCTTTTCAAATCATTTCTTAAAAAATCGTAGAGCAGTCAGTCAAGTAATGGGTAGTGTGGTGATATTGGGAATTGTTAGCTCCGTAGGTTCCGTGATTTTATTTAATGGGATGAATAGCATTAGTGCTTTTACATATGATCTTTCTTTCCATGAGGCCTCAAAAAATCAAATTCATCGTGAAGATTTGGTATTTGAGCATGTCCGATTTGAGCCTAATACGGATAATTTAGAAATTGATTTGGCAAATATTGGCTCTGTTGAATCTACTATTGCCAGTATTACTATCATAAATATTGATAATCAGGAAATTATTACGAATTGGGTAGATCTAGATCAAACTATTCAGCTAAAAGACAATCAGCAAATAATTTTGGATCTAATTGATGACACTCAAATTATATTGGCTCAAGGTTCTGGAACATGGAATGATCCTGCCTATGTCAATTCTGAATATAGGATATCATTAACAACTACTAGGGGAAATTTCTTCACAACTGTAGCTAGTCCATTTAATACATAAAAAATGACATCAAAAAATCATTCTAGTACACAGAAAAAAAATTCTCGATTGAAAAATAGACGGGGAATTACTGATATTATCAGTACGATGATGTTAATGGCTGTAACTGTTACTGGTGCTAGCACATTAACTTATTTTATGAATGATGCATTTCTTTCTGGAAATTTAGGTACTACCTCAACTCTTGAGGCATCGTCTTTGAATATTTTGCTTTTAGCATATGATACTCGGGATTCTTCAGGATTACTGACATTGACTGATGTTGATAACAAATATGATTCCCTTTTGTGCCGTTCTGGGTGCAGTAGTAACCCAAATAATATTCCTGCTAATGATGGTACAGAATTTATTGTCATTCAAATTCAAAATAATAATCTTAATTCAATTTTTCTAGAACATCTTTCTATAAATGGCCAACGCTACTCTTGGGATATTTCTACATCTGGTGTTATGTTAGATACTACTATCCCATTAATCAACGGCAAATATCCTGCAGACGGAATGTTTTCAATTTTACCTGTTACCGTAGGACCAATTATTCAAAATGAAAATACTGAAATTCAAAGTGGGCAAACAGTAAACCTTCTTGTAAAATTAGATTCTGTTGGAACTGATATTCAATTGAATAAAGGGATTAGATTGCTTTTAAATTCGGGACAAATTCAACCTGTGGAATTTTTACTTGAAAGTGGTGGTGCACAATAAAATTCCAATTAAAGAATTTTGCAAAAAATAGACGTGGTCTTTCCTCTGTTGTTGGAGCATTATTCTTTACAGTATTGATGGTTGCTGGTTTCTCAGTTTTGAGTTTGGCATTGGATGCTCAAACTGATATTGTTACAACACAGAGAATAGTTTCAGATGTTGAGCTAAAAAAACAACAAGAACGATTTGGAATTGCCGTATCTACTGATTCTAGCAACAAATTAGATATTTCTGTGACTAATTTTGGTCAAAATCCAGTTGAAATCTCTAGTTTTTGGATTATTAACAAAACTCTTGCTACTCAACCTGCCACTCGTTATACTGTAAACTATGATGACTCTTTTGTTACGGGTGGAATTCCTTCATCAATACTTGCTTCTCAAACACTCTACATGATCCCTGATTCGTATGATATCAAAGTTATGTCTTCTTTGGGTACTATTGAAATTGCAGAATTAGTTGTAGGACCTGGCGGTTCTTCAGTTAATAATTTACGTTCTGTTCTTGTAACTGATCCGCCTGATGTAATTTTGGGACAAAATGTAACAATTGCAATGGTTGTGACAAATACTGGACAATTAAAAATTAATGATGTTGCACCTTCAAACATATCTGTTAATCCTTCAGGAGTCGTTGTTGGAACTTCTGGTCCTAATCTTCCTTCAGTTGATTTGATTCCTGGTGAATCTTTTTTGTTTTTGTGGGATTATAATATTGATGGGACTGCCGATACTAGTATTGATTTTTCAAATTTTGCAACTGGATTGGATGTAAATAATAATTTAATTCAGAGCAATATTGCATCTGACAAAAGTGTATTGCGGGATAGTGCAAATTCAACGTCTGAGGAATTAATTGTTCTGACACAAGATCTTCTGGCAAAACCTGAACTGTTCATTGTAATGCCTGCTCCTTTTGGTGAATCTGGACAACAAGGCGTATGGGGAATTAACGTTGTTAATCCTATTGAAAAAGATCTTGAAGTCAGTAAAATTGTGATCACTGCAACATCTACAAGATATACTGGCGGTGATGAAATTTTTACTGATAACAACGGTAATGCTTGTCAAGCAGAACATGTTGATTTAAGCTTGGGTGGGACATGGAGTTGTCCTATGCCTAATCAATTAATGTGGAAAAGTCTCAGTAGTCCTGTTTCTGTTCCTGGTTTATCGACTGTTCCGTTTTTAGCTCTAGTTGAACCTGGTTTCATTGGCAGTAGTGGGGATTTCCTTGAAACCGTCCCTGTTGATGTTAGTGTCTATACTACATTAGGACAATTTGGAAAATCAGGATACGGGACATCATATAATGAAGGATCTACGACATTACCAAATGTGTATCTTACAGATGTTCCAGGGTCTTCTAGTAATGCAAATATTCTTTCAAGTATTGACAGCATATCTAGTGGGAGTGTAGTTAAACTAAATGCCACTTTGACTGATTTTGATGATAATCTTAGTCATGTAATTCAAGCAACAGATTCTAGATTGATAATCAACGTCCCTAAAGGTTGGACCTCTCCTTCCATAATCAACGCTCCTGGATTCACAATGGATCCTATTGAAACATTTGCAGATGGCTCTTCACAAATAGTTGGAGTGCTAAATTCTGATATATCTAGTACTGCAGATACTCAAACTATAGAATTTCAAGTAACTGCTCCAACTGTTACTTCTACACAACTATATGTCATGTATGTTCTAGCAGATGGGATTAGTAGTGGGGATGTTGCTATTGGTCCATTAGCTGAAATAGTATTACAAGTAATTCCTTGAATATTTCTTAAAGTGATTTATAAAATTACTTTGTTTTTATTCTGAGAAAAAAAAGAAAAAATGATGTTATTGACCCATAGTTGGATCAATCATAACATAATTGATTTTGTAGACTTTGCCAGCGTTAAGTTCTGCACATCCAAGGAATACCATTAGATTATCTGTTGGATCTTCTGGTGGCATGTCCTCATCATCATATAGGAATTCCGATTCACTGTTGTGAGGTATTATTCTCTCTAGCGTGCATTCTGCATTCTCAGCCCCAATAAGTGGATCAAGCGTTTCTTCTACTACACTAAATAAGACAATTGTAGTAGTTGAACTAAGTTCCGAATCGACAATTCCGATGTTTCCTTCTGTTCCCATCATCTCTATACATGGCTCTGTTTTGATTCCATCTACATAATTATCACAACTATCTTTTGTTGGTAGACCTACACCGTCTCCGTCAATTTCAATTTCCATTGAATTATTTTGGAAGACTATGCCGCCTGGTCCGCCTGAACCATCCCCATTGTCATCATTATAGATTGTACATGAGACAGTTTTGTCTTTTTTAATCATAAATGATTCATTAGTTGTTGCTGGGCATTTCTTGTCTCCTGAAATGAGAACTTCGGAATATGATTCAGTGACTGTTGATGCAATTATTTGACTTAATTTGTAATCTCCCTTAGGAACTTCTACAGAATGTATGGATGGATCCAGTGAATCTTGAACCAAATCAAATGTAGCACCTAATTCATCAGTTACTTTGTATGAGAAATCTTCTAACATGGCTTTTCCGCCATTGTCTTTTGTAAGTGCATTTCTAATCACAATCATCCCTGTTTTTTCAGGTTCTGGATCATCCCCACATGTGAGAGGATTTGATGCCGAAATTGATGTTTTACCATCTTTCAAACCGTCTGTGATTTCTAGAGAATACCCATTATCACTTTCTGTTTGTCCGATGTATAGATCCTGTGAACATGATGTGTGTATTTCAATTGATGAAACTAGATCATCGTCATCATTTTCTACTATTTTGTAAATTGCAAAGACTGTGTTTGAATTTAACTTTTCTTTACCAAAACTGGATGATTCAATTTGATAATCCCCCATATTGGTAACATCTACAATACTTGTTAATTTTTTGTCTTCATTGCCTATGTAATTGATTTTCTTATAAATTTCAATTCTAAATTCACTGTCTATCTCTGAACTTGGGGTAGAAAATTTGAACTTTAGTGTGTCTGGTTTCTCACAATCACATGGATCTTTTGGAACATCTTCACCACAATCATCATCATAATTATATCCATAATATCCGTGATCACAATCATCATCATCATAATTGCCGCCATATGTTGAAAATGCATTTGGAGTTGCTGTTACAAATCCACCAATTATCAAAATTGATGCAATTGCTGAGATTGTCAAAGTCGTCTTTAATTTTGTCATTGCCTTGACATATTTTCATGACTACAAATCAGGGATGTTGTAATGTTTGAACAACATTTGAAGCTGCTGTGTTGTTTGAACACAAATTGCTTTAACATCTCTTTCGCTTTTAATAACTTTAGAATGACAAAACTACAGTCAAAACAAAACAAGTTGACTTCAAGAAGAGCAGTTGCTCCAGTTATAGCAACACTTCTTTTGGTAGCAATTGCCGTAGTAGGTGGAAGTATTGTCTTTGTGTTTTCACAAGGATTCTTTAGTTCTGCACAAATTAGTGGTTCACCCAACATCGAATCAATAAAGTTCACTGGTTATGATGCTTCAGATGGTGTTGATTTGTTAAACCATGATGGTACAACATTTTCTGCAGGAAACACTGCAGGCAATGGACTTGTAGTAGATGAAAATGTAGTAATCTACATACAAAGTAATAGTGTAGGCAAGCTTACGCTAGGTGAAGTACGATTTGGCGGTACTGTCTACAACTACACTAATATTGCTCCAACTACCGGTGATTACCAAATCCTTACAAGAGGTCCAGGTACCATTTTGACTACATCGTCACCAGAAATTCAGCCTGGACAACAGGTATCAATTATTCTGCAGCTTGACGAAAATATCAAAAATGGTAGAGATACTCAGTTGAAATTATCAACTGCAAACGGCGCCGTCTTTGTGGGAACTATAGTAGCTGGTCAGCAAAGTGGATAACTCCACCCTTTTTTCCTTTTTACGAAAAAAAAACGGAGTAAAAACTGAAAAATGGAGAAAAAAATGATTGCAAAAAAACCCCTTCTTTTCTTACTGGCTGTATCTTTCTTAATGGGAGGAAACATACATTCTGTATCTGGACAAAATTTAGAAGCTCTATCTGATTATTCTATCAAATTAGCAATATCTCCGTCTCACTTAGAAAGTGGTGTTGCTGAGCATGAAATAGGATATCTTTTTGTTTTAAGTAAACATGGTGTTCCTATAACCTCATCTTATGACGTACCTGTTAGTTTGAGTTCTGATGATCCTTCTATAGTATCTGTTCCCAATAAAATTATTTTAAAAGCAAACGAGGAATTTGTATCTTTTCCTATACGTACCACCGAAAAATCAGGGACTACTACAATCACTGCTAATCTTAATGGAAAAATCACCTTTCAAAAAATTGAAGTAGGAACTGATGAAACATATCTTCCTGATGATTTAATTTTAGAACTAAATCTCCCAACAAATAAAATGCATGTTAATTCTGAAATGCCATTTACTGTATTTTTAAAAACTTTAGATGGTATTAACATTCGTGCTCCTTATGACGTTGATATTATTTTAGAATATGATGGTCTTCTAGCTTCTAGCGATACTAAAGTATTGACAATTCACAAAGGCGAATATTATGCATGGGGGATTTTACAAGCTCATGATAAAGTTGGCAATACATTCCTCCGTGCCATTCATGAAGATTCTGGTCTTGATGTTGCGAAAAGCATTCAAATTTCATCTACCTTGCCTAGTGGATTAAAATTAACAATCTTTCCAAAACTAATACCTGCAGAAATTGATAGAACTCTGAATATTTTTGTTAGTGTGGTTGACTCAGATGGAAATCCTACCAAAACTCCAAATGATATCCCGCTTGATTTTTTTTCTAGTGAACAATATCCAATTGGTGACAATTTAGATAAATTTGGAAAATCTGAAAAACCGAAAATTAAAAAAGATCAATTTGGTTATCTTCTTCAACAAAAATATAGTTTGCAAAATTTACTCACAAATGATATTTTAATTGGTGTTAGCTCTCCTGGTCTTGGTACTGCAACAGACACTTTCCGTACGGTTGGTGAATCTATGGAAATGGATCAAAATCAACGTCTAGGTAATCATCATTTTGATGAAAAAGACTATGATACAACTGTAAATGTTTTTGGGTTAGATAAAATACCTAGTAATGCTACTGCATTTTTTACTTACCAATTATCATTAATTGAAGATGATGAAGATGATGATGGAATTAGGCCTGATGGAACTAAAATTGAAATTCATCCTGATTGTTTTGATGCATCTGATGAAGATTCCTCTGGTGAATCTGCTTCTGAAGATATAACTCGTAACACTGAATTAGATCCTGAAGATATGGTTCTCTACACAATTGATTGTTTAACTGATGGCGAACTCTATCCTATCCAATCCAATGAAAATTTGTATACTGATGGATTTATCCAAAAAATCAATGTTATTTCTAGTGATGAGAAATTAGCTACAATTGAGAATGGTGGTAAAATTATTAGTTCTTATTCTTATGGAACTGCAAAAATTTCTACTGGGCAAAAAACTGGACCTGTTAAAATATCTACATCAATTAATGGGATGGGTACTGGTTCATTTACTTCTCAAGTCATTAATACCCTAGAACAAAAGGAGGTGCGATTGTTTTCTCCTACTGGTGAAGAGAGTATAATTTTTGATCGTGATGGATTTTTTGATATGTTTTTAATAGCTTTGGATGAAAAAGAAAGACCAAAAATATTGAAGGAGGCTGGAAAATATTTGGTAACTCCTACAAATGGGCTGATTGAAATTGATAAAGGCTCAACATTCACTTTTTCTCAATTACGAAGTGATTCTTTTAATATTTCAGATTCTGAAACAAAAATTACTCTTACTGTAGAACCAATTGGTGAACATGCAAATTTAAATTTAGAAGGTAGCAAAACATTTGTTACTTTTCCAACATCGCAAATGCTGGTATCTTTACCTCTAGAAAAAATTAATGCAAACCATCAGCAAAACATGGGCGTTGTCCAACTAGTTGATTTTCAAGGAAATCCTGTTATTCCAAAATTTGATGTAAAATCTAAAATTGTCTCTTCAAAGGATTCAATCGTTAAAATTATTGATGATGCTGTAATCCCTCAAGGTTCTTCGTATGCAATATTCCCAATTAAAACTACTGGTTCTTTGGGTAGTGCAATAATTTCTGCAAGTGCTAAGGGCGTTAATGGAACTTCATTTCATGTAAATACTGCTTCATCTCAAATGCAATTGCAAGTTTTTACTGGTGGATTAGATAATGAAATTCCTTCTGACAATCCAGTTGAATTTAGATTATTTGTTGACGATGAAAATGCTGAGGCAGTATCTGGTGCCTCGTTAAAAATAATAACACAAGGTAATGCAGTGATTACTCCCGAAGTTGTAAGGACAAGCTCTGATGGCAGTGCCATTGTAAGTTTAACTGCATTTGAAGGACCAAACATTTCATTTGATATTATTGCAACAGCTGAAGGATATGCTGAAGGAAAAGATTCCTTTACTGTAAATGTTGATTCACCGGATAAAACCTTCGGAGGAATTGATCTGGAATTACCTGAATGGATTGTCTATCTTGTAATTGGGGGAATTTTGATGATAGGTGTTGTAGTCTTTATGTTCTTAAAGAAATCAAAAGCCGACTTGGAAGAAGATTGGGAAGAGGAGGAAGAGATATGATCTTTTATTTGTCAACTCTTCTCTTGTCTCTGCAGACCCCACAAAGATAATTTCGCTTAAACTCTTTTAATTCTATTTTAAATTCATCTGTTTCAAAATAAGATTCTCCTGTTTGGAGTCCTCCTGGAACAATTATTCCGCAATTACTACAGTGAATATCCACGTTGAATTTCACTCTTTTTTCATTTTCTAAAATTCTACCAATTATCATGAATTCATCTAATAATATTATTTCATATAAACAATAATGAGTCTGAAAACTCATGAATATTATACTGAAAAATTGTGACTATTTCTATGCTCTCTGTTTGGTTTCGAGTAATTAGGATCAGATTCCTTCTTGCATCAGTCATTGCAGTTTCTGTGGGTCTGGCGCTTAATTGGTGGCAAAATTCTTCAATAGATTTACTCGATATGTTATTGACTTTTGCAGGAGTGATGGCACTTCATGCAAGTGTTGACTTGCTAAATGATTTTTGGGATTTTAAGCGAGGAATTGACACTAAAACTAAACGAACTAAAATGAGTGGCGGTACTGGTGTATTGCCTGAAGGATTACTCAAACCATCCTCTGTGTATCGTGCAGGCATTGCATTTTTAATTATTGGCTCACTAATTGGTGGATACTTTGTATTTACAGATGGAATATTGATTGCAATAATTTTAGGATTTGCAATACTGTCTATCTATTTTTATTCTACAAAAATTGTTGATTCTGGATTAGGTGAATTCTTTGTAGCAGTAAAGGGCTCAATGATTGTTATTGGCACATTTTTTATTCAATCAGGACAAATCAACATAGAGTCAATACTTGGTGGAATTGTTGTTGGTTCTTTATCTTCATTAGTTTTATTCATTGCATCATTTCCAGATCATGATGCTGACAAGTCAAAAGGTAGAAAAACTCTGGTTATAGCAGTCGGAAAGAAAAAAGCATCCTACTTGTTTTGGGTTTTTCCGCTAATATCATATTGTGCAATAATTGTTG
It contains:
- a CDS encoding prenyltransferase, which gives rise to MLSVWFRVIRIRFLLASVIAVSVGLALNWWQNSSIDLLDMLLTFAGVMALHASVDLLNDFWDFKRGIDTKTKRTKMSGGTGVLPEGLLKPSSVYRAGIAFLIIGSLIGGYFVFTDGILIAIILGFAILSIYFYSTKIVDSGLGEFFVAVKGSMIVIGTFFIQSGQINIESILGGIVVGSLSSLVLFIASFPDHDADKSKGRKTLVIAVGKKKASYLFWVFPLISYCAIIVGVSTTLFPLLSLISLLSIPLMMKSGLGLQKNYDAVDDLVPYMSSTLLFGRITGALFVASFLIDI
- a CDS encoding archaellin/type IV pilin N-terminal domain-containing protein, whose protein sequence is MTKLQSKQNKLTSRRAVAPVIATLLLVAIAVVGGSIVFVFSQGFFSSAQISGSPNIESIKFTGYDASDGVDLLNHDGTTFSAGNTAGNGLVVDENVVIYIQSNSVGKLTLGEVRFGGTVYNYTNIAPTTGDYQILTRGPGTILTTSSPEIQPGQQVSIILQLDENIKNGRDTQLKLSTANGAVFVGTIVAGQQSG
- a CDS encoding type II/IV secretion system ATPase subunit, with amino-acid sequence MIEEISCDGTNIPIYIWHREHESMPTNIIFEKDAELNNFSRKMAYICGKHVSMADPIIDASLPNGSRINLTLGHEITKRGSTFTIRRFRADPITIIDLIKFGTISIDIAAFMWYLAEKKSTMLIAGGTASGKTTALNALASFIKPGEKVVSIEDTQELNLPHENWIPAVSRQNFTDTQIGEINQFDLLRAALRQRPDIIIVGETRGREAYTLFQAMATGHGGFSSIHADSVDATLTRLTSSPMDVPKALIANSLDLITLQLKIRVGNKSARRIIHVSEIDGIHETTGEIRTHEIFKWNPKTDTHDYLGNSVIFRKLKERDGDSEEKINYELTKRRLALEWMVKNDIRDHKEVTANVMEYYADPERFYERKRLEV